The genomic interval GTCTTGGCTTTTGATTGTAACCTGATCTCACCTGACATCTCCACCAAAACATCCTCACTCTCCACCCAAGATGAGTTAGAGCTGAAACTGTCCCTCACTCTACAGCTGTAATACCCCAAGTTCTCAGGGTTGATGTGTGTGAGAACTAGGAACTGGTCACGTTGGATAAAAGTAGGTGAACTGGAATCCAGGGGAATGGTGGAGCTGTTGAAGATCCAtaggaagaaaggaaaagtcCCTGTGGTGATTACACACTGGAGCAGGGCAGCTGCCTGTACACAGTCTAATCTGTGCAGATATTCCACTTGGACATGTGCAGTCCCTGTTACTGGAGCTGTGAAAAAATATACCCAAATgaattatgtataaataaatagttaacaTATTATATCTAAAATACATACTGTTACCCACCAACTTCTAGATTTACTGAGTTACTGAGAAGCTGCTGGATGTCATTCTCTGCTATGCACTGTACTGAACCCATATCCAGTCCTATTGTGACAGGTTGAGAAAACCAAGCTTCCAGTAAATTCACCTGCTGCACATCAACACGTTTCCCATTCAGGAGCAGCTGGAATGTCACTGGAGGGCTACCATAGGCCAAGCGACAACTGATGTTAGCATAGTAGCCTGAGCCATCATGGTAAACTGTAAAAGACAGTCTGGGATCTGACAGGTATTCTGTAAACAGTTAAAAATTGTCATTATCATTGATAGCTAACAGATTCCAATAGACAGATTTTAAGCtttcaacatactgtatgaaacaAGTAACTTTTTTTGTAACTGTCTTATGCATaaagaatgaaataatgaaatgaagtaatgaaaacatttacagggcattctgttataggaaaaataatcaaccgGATAGTATGATGTGGGATATGAATATCACAAGTTgactattttgtattttattttgattatttatattcCAATGACAGCACTgccaaaagtgttttattccacttataccaAAGCAGTTTGGTAATGATTATAAATTTTTGTTACTATACTTTTCAAAAATTTAGACTTCTACACGtaaataatatttactttttaccaCGACGGTGACCAACATACTACTGGAGACTCTGGTCATGTTTCTTATAACATTTTTGGCCATACATGAGTAACTCCCAGCATGTCTTTCATCAGCCCTATCTACTGTCAGCATGTTTCCAACAAAATGATGACGAGGCGAGGGTGAGGTCACTTCCTGCATGTTGTGGTACCAGGAATAATTGAGGTGCGTCCCCTTTCTGGCCTTACAGCTCAAATTAAACCCCGCTCCCTCATAGATGACAGGCGGGTTGGGATCAGGGATTAAGGAGACACCTTGGACGGGAactgagggaaaaaataaacatggagTTATAGCAATCATTGTACTAATTCTCTccatgacacatacacactttcagAAATGAACACGACATATCATTACTCACTCACTACTTCTAAGTGCACTGGTAGGCTTGCGCTCGCTGTAGATTTTGAGAAGGCCATACTAGGCCCAGTATGTTCTTGTCTGAGAAAAGATCCATCTGCACACCCTGTAGAGATTGAGACTGATACAGTTACATctcttattactgtatgttactaACTTATCTACTGCATAGCACAGCTACAGCATCTTCACACACCCAGATTAAGTACCTGTGTCTGTTTCCCAttgtacagttgtacagtaCATGGTGGACAGCAAAAttaatagaagcctttattttgtcacatgtcCCAACTTTAAAGGTTGGAATCAGAGCGCAGgttcagctatgatacagtgcccctggagcagagaggattaagggcctcgctcaagggcccagcagtggcagctgggTCTTTGAcccgatcctccaatcaacaacccagagccttaaccacttgagccaccactgccctgaGTATTTGTTATGAAACCACCTAATCAAGTAATAAAATAGTACTTATGAATAGAAATATAACTTATTTAGTGTTATCAGtatcactaaccctaaccctaaccctaaccctaaccctaacactgtTTAAGTCTTGATTCTGGATTATCTGGAGGTATTGACAAGTATTTATTACTGCATTTTGTAAGAACATCCTTATTTTGGATGGAGGCTCTAAAGTCAGTTGTTGCTATAATGCAAGTCATAACAAAAATTCACTTATTTTGTGGACATACTACAAGATTACATGCatcaataaatggataaaacataaaacttgtaaatcaaaaatttgttgcaatataagaaaaataattaaaaaaactcttCAAATTTAACTCATGACAATTCTGTGATGAAGGTATTTGATAATTTGATAATCAGCATGGATATTTAAAGGTAATTGACAATGATAAAAAGTGGGGTTATTATTAGTTTACtgtgctgtgcagtgctgccaggtGGAAAAACAACATGAGAGATTGAATCGTGATAACATAAATACTAGTAATgatcacatacacagacaaaactACAACACAAAATCAGAAATGACAATTAAGATACCGTTTGTGTTTTAAAGCATTAAACTTCTGTGATAAAAGGTCTTGGAAGAATAATGTCAAACTCACGTAGGACTGAAATCAGAAGTAACAAGAGACCTTCATGCATTCCTGGCTCTTTCACTTTACTGCTGGCATTTTAACTTCAGCTTGCACTTTTCGAGAATTAAactaaatttgtgtgtgtatgtgtgtgtgtgtgtgtgtgtgtgtgtgtgtgtgtgtgtgtatgtataagggATGGGAAAGGCTCTAGGCCTTTACAGTACTCCTCCCTGCCATGTGTAATCTATAGATAAaagtgttcatgtttttttttttttttttttttttttttgtggggtgCTAATTTTATAGGCTGAATAACAAAATTACTTCTCAGAACATGTAGCTCAAAGCAGGTGTTTTTACACACTTCTCTAAACTTGTCGGAAAAAAGGGAAGTTGCAGCTCTAATTCTTGAAGCTGTAAACTGAGGCTctattttgtttgtatgtactTGATGCACCTGCAAAAAAATGTTGAAGCTTAACAAATATAtgatgactatatatatatatatatatatatatatatatatatatatatatatatatatatatatatatatatatatatacatatacacacacacactgattttttaACCTGAAAGGCACTACACAAAGTATGTGtgcaaattaatacaaaatacagGCATGTATTACATTTGTAGAAGCCTGTTGAAGACAAAATATTACAACTTactaatttttaataataaataataataaatcttaataatgaAGTTTCTCTCACAGTACTAAATAAGTATTTGttgatatttaatattcatggcTTATTTGCACATTGAAAGCATCTAAACAgagacacatttatatatattgacacattgacacacatttatacattaataaatatagtCATTTGTACAGTTTTTCCAGCTGTCACACTGCCTTTAGCTTGAGTACATGTAATAAAGAAACTTACATATTACTATTTCCCTGAGTTGAACCAGGCATATGATCTGATCCAcgcaattattttttataaatcacCTGCAGAATCCTTACTTTTTGCGTGCAGAGTTTTGTTCATATAATGAGTCGGACTCCTTTTGTCTGAAGTCAAATCTAGTAATCTCTTATAAAGATACACTGAAGACTGACTAGGGTAACTACTAAGGTAACTCTGAAATATGATACTATAACAGTTTTACTGCCCTAGTTCATGGTAACTATGTTTGCTATACCaaaatactgtattaaatatatgaataatgcAGCCATTACATTATTCTGGTACTTCATGTAACTATGTTTTTCTCGTTTGACGAGAATATCAATATCAATtagaaaaatatctaaatatataaattgtaaaaaatgttgaaaacataACGTATTATGCTTACACTGTGTAGGCTTGCGCACAGGTGAGAGTCCTGGAAATACTATTATGCCTCTAGAATAATCATAGCATTTCATTTGCAGAAGGATTATAAGAGGCAGCACATTTGTAAATCACTAATTTGTTCTACATTGacacttttgagtctggctaaaaacaaaacatacaatacatttaaGAGAACATTAAAAGTGCTGACACCTTTTGCTCAAGCATGATTGACAAAATATTGGACAAtctcagtttctttttttttaatatatatatatatatatatatataagcagaGTGTAGCTTATTCATCTGCATGTTTTGTAGACAGTTGCATTATAGCTCCAAGGCCCATATTGGTTAGGTTAAGCAATACAGAGGTGAGACTTGTGCTCTCTGGTACAGGAGAATCCTTTCACTGCTGTGAGGCCACTATATTAGAGCGCTTGATGGTCTTCTGTCGCCTGAGCAATGTGGCTTGATGCTGTACCAGATAACGCTTGTCTGAGCTGCACTGTAACATAGAAACACAAAATAAGTGAATATCACTGTGTTTCAGACAAATGACAAGAAAAGTTCAGTCTTTCCTCGGCTGAGCAGCATGCATTACAGTTTAACAAGTTTGCCTCCTGGAGTTTCTCCTGTACTATGGCTCTTTTTTACCTTGCTTACAAGTTACTAGTTACTGTTGCAAGATATAGTGAtttactaattatttttttttagttgctgtatgttttatttatgtacacGTGTTATTGTGAAGACCTGGGAATTTGCCCAGCACGGGGCTCCCACCCTTCCAATTTCCCATTAACCTGCTCACCAACCTCTAAAGTCGTGATACTCTATTTACAGAAGCTCAGCAAGTGTCCTGACTAATATTAGAGCAAACTTGTGGCAACGAAGGAAAATGTTCAATAAGTTGATCTCCATTTTGCTTGAATGGGATAAATTAGAGCATTAGCTGCACTAgagaagataaaaagaaattgaaaacaaaatgaaacaaaacatttaacaaattCAGGGTTATATTCATAGTTAAGGACATTTAGTAAGGAggaaacacacaaatgtacatattactatTCAACCTTTagaactatactgtatatggagtTAAGTAGTGggcaaacatttacaaataaagatACTCAGTTGTGTCCTACTCTCCTGTTTGGGTCAATGTGAATGTGACAATAAATTATGAAATACTACTTCACTGCGATATTGAACACATACTTttggtattattaaataaattattctcCTTATTTGTCCCTAGATGTCATGCCTTCTGGTGCTGTTAGTTTTATTGGAGatgaagtttttatttaaaggatttttttattattttttttacctgctttttatttgttattagaaTCAGCCTATACACTattactatactgtatgttctaatTAATGTAGGGCAGACACtaaattaatgtaattattacaaCAACAGTCAACCTCAATATATTCTCACTATGGAACTTcctatttacagtatatattattgtGTTAGTTTAAACTATAGCCTCTTCTGTTTTTGCTataaacaacagcaaaagaagAAGTTTCACCTTGTTTAAGTATCTGTGGATGTAGCTTTTGCGCTGTAAGCCGAGTCTTTGAAACCTATACTTACCATAACAAGCATGTCCTTGAGCCTCTCCATGGCCTTCTTATTGGATCGTCCACGAGACACATAAGACGTCAGAACAATACTGTAAAATGAAACACAGATTTGTTTataacatatactgtactgatATTAGATGTGACAATTAGaggaaaaaacatttctattatCATAtgggacatttatttatttaactggcATTGTTTAGCTCTACATGTCCCCTTAGAGGGACATTTTGATGCACATCATTACTAATGCATGATGACTTATCACCTTGATGTGGTGTTGCTCCAAAATTATCACCTGGTTTATACTGGAGCAATATTTTAGACAGCTAATGGAAGGAATATTTTTTGGAATAACTGTGTTCTGGTGACTTCTGGTGGCCCAGCACATTTAtgatccttttttcttttaacgtTACCCATTTGTATGTGCACAAATATGCAATCAAATAGATAATTACTTACATCTCTGTTAATATGAGAATGAATGCAAAAGCTTCAGATGTCATGTAACGTATGCCTTCCTGTGCAGCAGACGGGAGTGTTTCAACACAGATTTTGGTCACATTATGCAAAGTCTGGTTCACTTGAAAAGGGCCACAAATGCCATTTTCACtggaaacaaatgaataatagcaggaagaggaaaaaataaataaaccaatgtAAACTGAATTACGTTTagtgttaattaataaattaaattaaaatatgtatgtTAATTAAGAGCTGCAGACCTGCTTGTCATTATGCTGACACAAAGACTGATGGCGGACATGATGAGGCCCAGCAAGAGCATTAAATGAAACAGAACCGAAGAACTGGCAGTTCTGAAAATTTTACGAGCTGGGTCACAACATCGCAACAGGTTGAACTAGGGAGaagtaaagaaaatattttaaaaatgaattttccTCAATTAGAGATCAAGCATGTATAGACAAAATCACCCAGTACGGACATACTTTGCTGATGTAGAAGATTGCCACAAGCTTACTAATGCTGATGGCTGGCAGGAGAGgacaagaaaaaactcccaCCCAagtgactgtctgactgtaCACCAGATCTAACACGTTCAGCAGGATCACAAACTGCTGCTTGCCCACTCTCCTTAACAAATTAGAGGATAAGCATTTCTCCACCAACAACCTACAACAAAACAATATGAACATAATTATACTACATACACACCAGCTCTTAATTTACTGTACTCATTTGTCTGTAATGACATAAACGTATAAGGAGTCATACTTTCTAGGATATGCTACCAAGAACGTATTGCAGAAAGATGCCAAGAGTTGAAATATAGTGAGCTTATACATTTCCTTTCCAAACTCAGTCATTCCacactaaaggaaaaaaaagcaaaaacaataaacatacaaacaaacaaaaaaagaaaaacacaaacatacaaacatttatcTGTAGATCATTAGTTGGTATTTGCAAGTTaacatgtgtaagtgtgttgcaTCCATGATTAGTTTGCCTATTTTTACCTTATCGAATAAAACTTTCTTTGCAAATTTCAGCATGCATTTATGTGTCATTTAAAGTTGAGCATTGATTTCCTGTGTCTGGGGTCTACAGATTTTTGACTGTGTCTCATtggttatttgttttcttttgcttatACTAAGCCTATGTTAAGTTACCCTCAAGTGTGTGATGGTAAAAATAGTTATACTGcctatttatatatacagggctcacaagttttgaagacaggcaagagtgacatctccataCTTGATagccctgtatatatatttgtaaggGATTTTAGCCTtgatttagggttagggttacgaGAAGGAG from Tachysurus vachellii isolate PV-2020 chromosome 1, HZAU_Pvac_v1, whole genome shotgun sequence carries:
- the LOC132855934 gene encoding uncharacterized protein LOC132855934 isoform X2; the protein is MQEVTSPSPRHHFVGNMLTVDRADERHAGSYSCMAKNVIRNMTRVSSSMLVTVVVKKYLSDPRLSFTVYHDGSGYYANISCRLAYGSPPVTFQLLLNGKRVDVQQVNLLEAWFSQPVTIGLDMGSVQCIAENDIQQLLSNSVNLEVAPVTGTAHVQVEYLHRLDCVQAAALLQCVITTGTFPFFLWIFNSSTIPLDSSSPTFIQRDQFLVLTHINPENLGYYSCRVRDSFSSNSSWVESEDVLVEMSDLPTCFNTSTATTYELADLEATPVEVIAVVFCCFLFVMIVGGACCLLRSINLERVPTDTNHRVHSHEHINPENHHTKPETINHPHVEEMETLFMETEV
- the LOC132855934 gene encoding Fc receptor-like protein 5 isoform X1; protein product: MHEGLLLLLISVLRCADGSFLRQEHTGPSMAFSKSTASASLPVHLEVVIPVQGVSLIPDPNPPVIYEGAGFNLSCKARKGTHLNYSWYHNMQEVTSPSPRHHFVGNMLTVDRADERHAGSYSCMAKNVIRNMTRVSSSMLVTVVVKKYLSDPRLSFTVYHDGSGYYANISCRLAYGSPPVTFQLLLNGKRVDVQQVNLLEAWFSQPVTIGLDMGSVQCIAENDIQQLLSNSVNLEVAPVTGTAHVQVEYLHRLDCVQAAALLQCVITTGTFPFFLWIFNSSTIPLDSSSPTFIQRDQFLVLTHINPENLGYYSCRVRDSFSSNSSWVESEDVLVEMSDLPTCFNTSTATTYELADLEATPVEVIAVVFCCFLFVMIVGGACCLLRSINLERVPTDTNHRVHSHEHINPENHHTKPETINHPHVEEMETLFMETEV